TATCTCCTGTTGCCTAGAATACATGCATGAATCAATACaagtataaatgcaaataaaatctatttcacTCACGTTTTAACGCAGAGGCTGTGAAGAAGATGCACTGTAATGCTGTAGCCTATATTCACGGTGTTGACACTCCGTATAACCCGTAGCTTTTGACGTCGAAAGCCGGTGTCCCCCTCCTGTCCATCTCCTGTCCTCCCTCGGGGTGTGGAAACCGTGACGTTTACTCGGCTTAAGGGAGCGTCTATATTTTCCTCTCACAAAGGCCGCAAAACCATTGGGCGCTGTCACATAGAAACATCTGTCCCTTTCAAATCAGTGCGTTACTATGAAGGTAAAAATCACTAATCATGAATTTCTCCTAATCGTGCCTTTATATCtcaattaagacttttttttttttgtatcggCACCAAAATATCTCACAAATGCAACTGTTTCgcaaatattttagtttttataaggCATAGCTCAAGTTTGTGACTCAAAAcattgtaattgcaactttatatataAAGAGGGAtagtttatgttatattttttcacaattacTGCAGATCATCATAGCTAAATTGCATACAGTACTATAATTACAGTACGATTCACCTCCTTTTGTTTTGAGAATGAGTTGTACGAGGGAAACTATTTTGACAAAATAAGACCAATGAATTTTTcatatgtatacaaaaaaatagaGTGAACATAATGGGAAAAAAGACAAAGGAGGACGGAATAATCATATTCAGAATTATTCATaaagaataaaagtaataattaaaattaattagaattagaatGAGCTTTTactgccaggtatgtttacacatacgaggaatttgtttttgtggcagaagcttccacagtgcaacagaatgacagtgacagaacaaaaaacacagataataaaaagaagaataaaaaaaacataacaagtaaataaggaataaaaacatacaaatgggCAATTGTTGTACAGGTAGACAGttgtatgtacagtattatattatgtgcaataattatataaataataatctcACACGTTCCTTCATGAAGAGCTACGTTACATAAGCAAAATAtggcaaaaattttttttttttactggtgaaCACAAACAAACGAACACGTTTTACTTCTAGGAAACTGTACACTCAGATGAACAGGGTTAAGCTTCGCTACTGCTTTATTCAAGTGTTCGTTTTTTAGGTTTGCATGTAACATTTCGACGGTGCCTGATATCAAGGACGCTAATACGCCTTTTGTTCTCGTCGAGCTCTGACCACGGTGCTGAAACTACACTGAGCCAAATCATGTTTTCTCGCAAATTAACGCCCACATAGGCTAGACTACGTGATGTGCTCGCTATGCGGTCGAGCAATTTCCCTATCTTAGTGCGCGATCTGGCAgggaattcattttaattcattctctattactgacaaaaatataattaaataaaatgaacctTTAGGAGATCACATCACAAACCATGTGTTCGCTTTACATCCGCCGGGACATGAAGTTCATCTGTAATTGTTTAATGGTCAGTAGCCTATATATCAGGCTGTCTGGCTCTTAGGGTAAACTAAATTAAAGACTAGAGTACTTGTGTTCATTTACTGGGATTGACAACCATCTGCCACGAGCCCTTAAATCCCCCAATGCTGTTTTTACCCTTGACCTCGAATCCATATTAAAAAGTTATCTTTCTGATAATCTCACTTTAGAACAAATATCATAACTCTATACTATGACCCAAAGCACGACTCATTCACGTACACAAGAGCACGCACTTAAAATCACAGATGACTCAACTGGTTATACCAGACAGCTGAATTAACGACGACATCTGCTGGTTATTTCAGTCTTGCCTATTTGTAAGCATTGAGAGCTTGTCGGTGGTCAAAGTCTGTGTGCATTATGCAGGAGAATCAATTAAATGTAAGCTCCCAGATGCTCAACATGATTTTTGAACAAGAGCCAAGAAATCTGAATGATAAACAAACTGCTTGTATCATTTGTGAGtagcttttttaatattaatatatatattaatatatatatatatatatatatatatatatatatatatataaattatgtatgtaaattCATATCAAGCAGCCCAAGGCTTTCATATCTTTGTGCGGTATGAAACGTGATATTGTATCAGCTGCATCTACTTACTTGAAGTGGACAGGCATAAAGGTCACCTGATATACCCTGACCTTTATGTTGTGCATTCTTTTTGAGCAATAACCCGATTTGTCAGTTCTGGGTTAGATACTATGCTAGACCTACATGGTCAtatcacaataattaaaaaaaaacattatatatatatttattttttatttttttttgctttgtctaATAATATGTAGATACAATATTGCCTGCATATTAATTACGAGAACAACAGAAACCACAATACCTCTAACAAGAGAGCAAGTTAACCCAGGAGACCTATGATAATTGCCTATAGCAATAAAGTACCAGTTCATTAACATCAGTTTGTACCAGTAGAGGGAGGTAGAGCTCTAACTTTacattgtttattgtatttgtccTGAAGGCCTGAAACAACTTTAGCAGAATAAAGGCTGTGCACATAATACTTAACCTCCATTACAATATAAGTTTAAGACTAATATTACATTCTGTCCATTgcataagcaaatatttaatagTTAGTGCATTTTTCCACAGTCAGCTCCACTGACTTCAGAGTGTCTTGCTTTGGACTTACAGCCTGATCTATTTTACAGTTCTTGCAAATGTAAATGGACAATTATCAGATAAGGAGTGTGCTTTGTGCAATTGCATATCCTTTACCTTGATTTGCAAGCAGACAGGATACAAGGGCATTGGATGTCCCCTCAAGGACTCTGTTGCTGGGCAGACAAAGTCCTCACCAGAAGATCTGCATTCATTGAGGATGGACAGagggagaaaaataaaacaaaaggttgATTGGGTTAAAAGACTAAGGTGACAGAAGGGGGAAGGGGAGATATatacagatacacacatacatacaagagagtgcatatatatatatacacacacacacacacactcaccccaatggtgcattaaaatacatattaaaattactattagtatcttttgaaagggtactgccccttgacatttttgtaggtttttgtttttttctatgggaaagtatttatataaagagaaaacattctattaaaatatgtattaaatgcaaagaagaataaaaaacattGGTTACTTCagcaaagtgtttattttaatattttgatacagAGGTGTATGAAATGTGTATGCCGTGGCTGGATGATTTGATGGATGGCGAAACATGCTGTTGTGGAAAGTTTTGCATGACGAGGTTAGGTTAGGAACAGTGCGCTCGCGCTTCGCGTATGGGGGCGTGGCCCTCACTGCTATTTAAATCAGGTGTGTTACGTAAAGTAAATGAACAAGCGAGCTGATTAACTTCAGAAGATCACCGTAAACCTCAGAATCACTATTAAACGTCACCTTGGGTCAtgcaaattttaatattgtagCGTTAGCAGCCAAATCAAATTACTTCATGATATTTAGACAATTATAATTCAAAACATGACTACACTAATTATATTAtctattaattaaatcataacatAGGCTATAATATACTAATGTATTGCAATGATTAGgcatttaatcttttaattacatattacagataataataataacctagtTTAATGTTTTCTTAATCTTATTTTCCTGTTCAGGAGTTTGAAgttgagatttttgtttttcggccgacaaaatattttataggctatacatttcattattattatctccCCGAAAATAAATCCGAGTAGGTATCATAATCGGTCTCATAGAAACATCTGAGGACACGACGATAGACAGTTGTTTTGACTGCGTAACATATTGGACAGCTTCAGCGTtaactctttattttaataaaatgctagAAATTCAAAACAACTTCGCATATTCGTATGAGAGAGGCGACAGCTTATGGTTTTGAATGGTGATGGAATACTGAGCTTTGGCCTTTTTGGATTTGTGTAAATAACACTGTAGgctataaaatgtcatttaaaaccaGTAAGGAATATTCGATAACTTTATTGACCTATATATTCGTTCACGTCTATCTGTGCACATGAcgtctttaattatttttaagataaACTTTAATGTAAACCTCATTATCACTTTAATTTGCAAAAACGTGATATAGGTGTTTGTAAATTACTCCTAGTCCCACCAAATCTCTACACATGAATATTTAGGCTAATGACTGTATAGCTGGATACgaattaatgaattaagaattaagGTTATGTTTCATGAGGCAGTTTATAATTCAAAACCCTGCTTTTGTCCATGACAGAGAGGAGATCAACCGTATGACGCGTTACTGAAGGATGAACCTCAGAGGGCAAAAGAGAGTTTGAAAACCACAGGTGTGAAACTATcaataacttaaagggatagtgcatccatcatttacttaccatcgaatcgttccaaacctgtttgaatttctttcttctattgaacattaaatatattttgataaatgtgggTAACCAGTTGGTAATACCCATTGACTaacatagtatggaaaaaaaatgctatggaagtcaacaGCTACATTATAAACATTCAACAGAAGACAttctacaggtttggaagaacttgagggtaagtaatgatgataaaatattcaaaaccattttttcggtgaactatccttttaaagtcTGCTCATCACCAGATGTTCTTAAAACTTGAAACTTTCTCTGAAACAGCAAAACGCATCAGCTAGTTTGATGAGGATTTAGTTTAGGTTGACAAAATACAACCAGGACATTAGTGGGCTCCTTTCAGCACAGGGCTCAGCACATCACCAGGTTGTCGCCCCCTGCTGAAGACCATGTGTAAACATTTGTTTTGCAACTTGAAGCAAAGCTAGATTTAGTCAACTAGAGGTTACAATATCATGTATATgctgtttttgaaatgtaaatagaTGTGAAAATTTACTGAACTGTTTAACTTTAACAGGTCTTTAGCAATTTAATgctaattttatgattttaagcAATTATGATTTCTAACTTCACTATAAAGGACAACTTAATGTTTCCAGCAGCACGAATTTGGTTATTaagctatatttttttatttaatgttttacaataaattagCTAAATAGTCTAATTTGAGTCTTTGCTTCCTTTTCTGTTTGATGAAAGTTGAAGCATGAATCAAGTATGTACTGAAGTACCCACCCAGAAAAGCCAGTTTcaacatgttttaaaaagtcCTGCTGTTTTACTTTTgcactcgttttttttttttttttttttttttaagatttccgAAGCAGAATTATTCTGATATAACTTCAGAATCAGTGGAATTAGACCGCTTTGCTCATTGCTAAAATCCTGCCTATTAGCCAGAAAACATCAACTGCTGCTGattttaaggcaaaaaaaaatatttttctttacactTCTATAACATTgttactcaagaaaaaaaaaaagcctcatgtTGTTACGTTGTTCCGATTTTAGTTGACCCCATAAACTTCCATCTGTGCCTAATCCAATCAGCATGAGTTACATTAAATTAAGTGGAACTATGCTGGGCCttaattttaaaatcaagttATTGTGTAAATTCCTTGTCTTATATGCTACATTTAATTCAGAGAAacaattctttgttttttatGCTACATTTATTTCAGAGAAAGATGCAAGTGTGATGCAACATTTGCTACAGAACTGAAGTGTGACCAGAGTCATCTCTTGATAAAGTCCTTATTTGATCAGACAAAAAACTTGATCTTAATCTAACTATCTCTGCATAGTAATTGGCTATTTCAAACAATTTGTGCAAACATAAGCCTGAAGTGAGATAAATACAGGTAATTATGAAGTAAATACTCGTTGCAAACCAAACTACAATATGTGAGAGGAGCGTTAAATGCAGGATTACAAAACAGGAAACAGAAAACCCGAAGTGGAGCTGGAATGGATTGATTACAGAACGCACTGAGTGAAGAGGATGAACATTTAGCTTGAATTAACGGTCTACACTTAGATTCTGATAACTCAAGCTATGCTTTGTACAGTTTGCAGTTATTTAGAATTTATCATAGAAATGCCTACATTTACCCATTCAAACACGAATTAATTGAGAATTACATTTAATGGGCTAAAAAGCTTCTGATTTTGGTTCTAGAACACGGTGTAGGACACATCTCAGTCATATATAGTCAACATAAGTAGCAGCTATTTAGCTACACTAAAATCTCTGCGTATAATGTTGATCgtattttattaatgaatgaaaGTGTTCGCGAAACTGTGAAGAGCAAAGAAATCAGTCACTGAAGCAACTGAGATGAAAAGACTCAAAGACATCATGGCTGAGACTGCACTCCGCCACAGTGGTTTTTTTCCAAACACATCTTTATTTATGTCAGTACAGTAAAAGCCTCGGGGAACTGAGGGAGGCCATGATGATTCTGCCCGACAACTTCGTTTCTTCTGCATCTTCTGCCACTGTTGGCAAAAACGGCTCGTCTCTGTACACCTCAGCATGTTACCTCAAAATTGTAAAGATTACTTTTTCTCTACACTGCTGTTTGTCCATGAAAGAGGATAATGAAGCTTAACTACCTGTGTTAAGgtacatttaattacatgtacaatataAGATCAAAACTACCAGTTTTGCATAACAATATAGCTTGATCATCAGCTGAACTTAaatttggaagtaaaaaaaaaaaaaatcacaaatcaacCTCAGTTAAATGATGATCCAAAAAACCATTGAGTTTCCCAAAGATATGTGCGAGATATGTACGCACACATTCCCTCTAAGGGAAAAGGacattttatattaacttttcaatttgacttttttataGAACTAgacacaaaaactataaaaaataaagaagaattaatgaaatgaaattgaataACCACCTCTTGTTTTGTCTGCCTTCAGTTTCCATCTCATTCCCCCAGCATTCCTTGCCAGATATTCTTTCCATTTCTCTGCTCCAGTGCTCCTTGACTTCTTCTTGTAGCACAACTGCTCACGCTTTACATGTCTTGGCGTTGGAAAAGAACAGATCTTGCTCAAAAGTTTTTGGTAATCTGATTCCATCCCCTTGGTTACTTGAATAAATTTGCACTTTTCTATTGTGATCTTGAGAAGGTGTTCAGCACCATCCCCTTCGTGTCAATGTCCACAGCAATCTTTGTCTCGATGGTAACCCAACAGCACTTGGACTTCTTTACTTGCTCACTGTGGCATGCACTAAACACCTGAGCATAAGAATCACAAGAAACACTTCAGTAATGTGGAGGCAAGAAAGGTCTTTTAGGGGGATAAAAGGGGCCCCTGACTCTGGGAGGTCCCCCAAAAGGTGGGCCAGGTCGCTTGCCTCTTGGAAAGGGCAGCTCATGATGGACCGGTGGTGGCCTACGAAGGGGCCTAGGAGCTGGATAGTGCCCAGGGTGAGGTGGAAGAATATGGTGTGGTGGTGGAGGCCTGTGCTCCAGGTGAGGAGGAACCCTACGCTCTGGGTAGTGAGGTGGTATTTCTTCAGGATAATACTCTTGTGCACGAGGTGAAATCAGGTGCATGTCATAATGAGGGGGAGAGGGGCTACGTGGTGGATGTTCGTAGAATGGGTCAAAGTATGGATCTTCAGGCAAAGGTTGAGGAGGACTTGAGGCTTCATGGTAACTCCGTACAGGAGGAGAAGACCCAATGCGGTGATGGGGTATGCTTGGGGGGTGCTGCAAAGGTACTCTTGGTGGATGTTGGTGGTTGTAGTCCACTGGACCATTTGGTGGGACTTTAGGAACTAGGTGCGGTGCATGAGCAGAGTGAGAAGCCCCATCCCCATGTGGATGGAAAGGCTCATTGTTTGAAACCACTTGAGACAAGTGTTCATAATCAGAGTTCGCTGGGACATAGGAGCCATCAACACCACCTCGTTCTGGATCCCTGAAAGGTTCCTGCAAATCTTCGGTGGCATGAGGACCACTTGCTCTCGAAGAAGATGCTGTATGCATGAAATCTTGTGGTGGAGGAGGAAGCTTTGGGATAGGTGGCAGAGGTGTGGTGAAGAAGTTAGGCGCAGTAAGATCCTGTCTTTGTGCTTTGGCAACGTACCGCTCTGCACCATATGCGTCAGAGCTGGCCAAGACTTGCTTCTCTTGATCATCTCGATATGCATAGCTACCTTCAACCATTTTAGGATTTGGTCCCACATCATGAATTAAGGGGTTTTGTCTCAGCTCTTGAAGCATTACACTGGATTTCTCGGTGGCTTTTAAACTCAAAGGTTGCTGGTTGCTGGACAGAGAAGAGGTACGCATTGCTTCAATGCGTTGATGCCGCTTAGCTTCTGCCTCAGCAAGCGAGGGCACAgagtttttaaagtcttttttaggTGCGGTCTTCTGGTGCATGTCTGTATGAGCTTGTTGATCGGTGTGAGCATTTTGTTCCTGCCAAGATGGAAGTGGACGCGTTGATTTAGCATCTAAAGCAGTGGACATAGACACCATTTGCCCCTGCTGATACGGGAACAGCTCTGATTGAGGAGCATCCATAATTTCATCTTGCGTTGGTGTAGCACCAGCTTCATCCCTTACTGGGGTTCCACCAAGGTTCTCTGCACTTGCTGAAGGGCTATCAACAGTTTCTTTAGGCCACGACAGAACAGATGGAAATCCCAAATTAAAGCCTTTCAGCCCTGGGTTACCTTGGAGAAAGTTATCCATCTTGGAGTCCAAGGCAGAGTTGAGAGAAGAGCTAGGAGTTACTTTCTCATTCTCACTGGACTGCATAGCCGTAGGAGACACACATCCTTGAGTGGAGGGATCCCTAGCCAGTGGGAGACTAGAAGGAGCAAGTAAGACTTTAGGAGTCTCTGCTGTAAGAGGCAATGTCAGGGATTGCTTTTCAGAATTTGAAGATGTGGTGGCCTTTGCAGTTGGGTTGTTTAACAAAGAGGACAGACCTGGcggggaaaaaaaattgtagaaaaagAAAGATAGGGGTAGGGACGCAAGGGTCAGCagattgatttaaaaacaaaacacattttctaaagaaCTCATACTAAGGGCCAGAATACTAAGAGCTTGTACCAGCACAAAccctcttttggcattaaaaaactaCTGCCAGAATATACTATAGGTTATTTTACCTAACCCTAATTGAACAATGTGATTTACCAAGGTTTGGTATTCAATTTACttgtatttgcgccattatttaatggccaaaaaagcatgtcttatcCCAGTTTGCCCGTGCTTCTAGTAGATTACTCGCACTTAATTGTCATCGACTTGCAACCCTACACTAATTTACGCTGTTCTTGGTAAACTGCATTGGCACTTTTATGGGGATTGCATTCACACAGTAaattgccctgtttagtaaatctggccccaagtcttttttaaaatcatctgCTGTTGCTTCCACAACTAGGGAAAATGACTATAGAGTTTTAGGTCAACATGAAATTACACTGTCAACTCATTTAACTTACATAATGTGATGAATTTTCGAatgaaacattacatttaacatgTAGGGTTGGATTGCATTCATCATGAATCATGGGGAAGAGTGCCAGAATGAAGACACACCTGAATCTGAGTTCACATTCGACTGTGGAGGACTGCTGTGCTCATAAATCACTACCTGTCTGGCACCAACTTTTGAGGAGATTTTAGAAAAGCCACATTATCTAAATCAAAAGCTTCAAACAtaactttgtttatttgtcatttaaatggtATTAAGCTTTTGGgcttttgattaacattaatggcCTAGATGACATCGTCTGAGAAGGATGTTGTTTCAAAGGTGGAGCAAGTTATTCaattttaatgaaagattacATCAAacgttttcttttgtattttcatcagttttcacTGATGAAAACACACAGTAAGCCGGCAaatgtattaaaagaaaaatagggttcattttgatttcatgttgacttaaaacAACTTGAACATACTATGTTTGAACTACTGTGTTCACAAATTTCATATCCCAACTCTTTGGTTTCTCAAATCATTTTGCTTTTCCATTTCTCACCCTGA
The Cyprinus carpio isolate SPL01 chromosome A19, ASM1834038v1, whole genome shotgun sequence genome window above contains:
- the LOC109069759 gene encoding regulation of nuclear pre-mRNA domain-containing protein 2 isoform X1, encoding MAAGSAGVSGRNNGSSPRLESTLDRRFQTVSNTMESIQGLSAWCIENKKYHSLVVRYWMRWLRKSDAPHRLNLFYLANDVIQNCKRKNAIVYRTTFTDVLPEAMKLISATKDSKVNKAVMRILSIWEERNVYSEEFINQLRNNLVRKEEPVKAPVNSKSALKSKIVAEFVPSAFIEHLSKYRNSMDEIELKEKQLAAMRVDVCSTEALKKLKDKAGGKRFSKDFEDGSAKLQEFVSFLDGEVKKGPPLMEALENADIFYEMQYKEVKIVAKAYETFANRVSHLKRKLDSLKTMLPDPDDSPIPSPIEDAPSPTGSESPFHALERIGTPDPELDGQAMEEDLIALADAPSPLSSVGGSSPPSAPLGDKDNRDVEDMDLSDVEETETPTIIVEERVASAVVSKQSSVTPNVIESLPTTECTQTKQIDTPAVAVPSAVTTTTTTTTTTPTTPSLPVNLAGVDLGKISSILSTITNVMKSSAVGVSPVSRSSPSVPSTPSSTQKTPTPTTAPPANPLASILSRVDINPNTLLSALSKTQTHGGFQGLSSLLNNPTAKATTSSNSEKQSLTLPLTAETPKVLLAPSSLPLARDPSTQGCVSPTAMQSSENEKVTPSSSLNSALDSKMDNFLQGNPGLKGFNLGFPSVLSWPKETVDSPSASAENLGGTPVRDEAGATPTQDEIMDAPQSELFPYQQGQMVSMSTALDAKSTRPLPSWQEQNAHTDQQAHTDMHQKTAPKKDFKNSVPSLAEAEAKRHQRIEAMRTSSLSSNQQPLSLKATEKSSVMLQELRQNPLIHDVGPNPKMVEGSYAYRDDQEKQVLASSDAYGAERYVAKAQRQDLTAPNFFTTPLPPIPKLPPPPQDFMHTASSSRASGPHATEDLQEPFRDPERGGVDGSYVPANSDYEHLSQVVSNNEPFHPHGDGASHSAHAPHLVPKVPPNGPVDYNHQHPPRVPLQHPPSIPHHRIGSSPPVRSYHEASSPPQPLPEDPYFDPFYEHPPRSPSPPHYDMHLISPRAQEYYPEEIPPHYPERRVPPHLEHRPPPPHHILPPHPGHYPAPRPLRRPPPVHHELPFPRGKRPGPPFGGPPRVRGPFYPPKRPFLPPHY